One Natrinema longum genomic window carries:
- a CDS encoding tRNA (N(6)-L-threonylcarbamoyladenosine(37)-C(2))-methylthiotransferase: MARYHIETYGCTSNRGESREIERRLRDAGHHRVDGPDEADVAILNTCTVVEKTERNMLRRAEELADETADLFITGCMALAQGEEFARADVDGQVLHWDEVPEAVTNGECPTTTPDADPILDGVIGILPIARGCMSDCSYCITKQATGKIDSPSIEENVDKARALIHAGAKEIRITGQDTGVYGWDEGERKLHRLLEEICAIDGEFRVRVGMANPKGVHGIREELADVFAANDELYDFLHAPVQSGSDDVLGDMRRQHQVEEYVEVVETFDDALDYWTLSTDFIVGFPTETDHDHAQSMALLRETRPEKINVTRFSKRPGTDAAEMKGLGGTIKKERSKEMSEVKREIVADAYADMVGEVREDCLVVEDGTADSVKCRDAAYRQLIVQNASDYGLEPGDFVDLEVTAHETMYAFGEPV, translated from the coding sequence ATGGCCCGGTATCACATCGAAACGTACGGCTGTACGTCCAATCGCGGAGAGAGTCGCGAGATCGAGCGGCGACTCCGCGATGCGGGTCACCACCGGGTCGACGGCCCGGACGAAGCGGACGTCGCGATCCTCAACACCTGCACCGTTGTCGAGAAGACCGAACGCAACATGCTCCGGCGGGCCGAGGAACTGGCCGACGAGACGGCCGACCTCTTCATCACGGGCTGTATGGCCCTCGCACAGGGCGAGGAGTTCGCCCGAGCGGACGTCGACGGGCAGGTGCTCCACTGGGACGAAGTGCCCGAAGCGGTCACCAACGGCGAGTGTCCGACGACGACGCCCGACGCCGACCCCATCCTCGACGGCGTCATCGGCATCCTCCCCATCGCGCGGGGCTGTATGTCCGACTGTTCGTACTGCATCACCAAGCAGGCGACCGGCAAGATCGACTCGCCCTCCATCGAGGAAAACGTCGACAAGGCGCGCGCGCTGATCCACGCCGGCGCGAAGGAGATCCGGATCACCGGCCAGGACACCGGCGTCTACGGCTGGGACGAGGGCGAGCGCAAGCTCCATCGCCTGCTCGAGGAGATCTGTGCGATCGACGGCGAGTTCCGCGTCCGCGTCGGGATGGCCAACCCGAAGGGCGTCCACGGCATCCGCGAGGAGCTGGCCGACGTCTTCGCCGCCAACGACGAACTCTACGACTTCCTGCACGCGCCAGTCCAGTCCGGAAGCGACGACGTGCTCGGCGACATGCGCCGCCAGCACCAGGTCGAGGAGTACGTCGAAGTCGTCGAGACCTTCGACGACGCGCTCGACTACTGGACGCTCTCGACGGACTTCATCGTCGGCTTCCCCACGGAGACCGACCACGACCACGCGCAGTCGATGGCCCTGCTTCGCGAGACCCGTCCGGAGAAGATCAACGTCACTCGCTTCTCGAAGCGGCCCGGCACCGACGCCGCCGAGATGAAGGGGCTGGGTGGGACGATCAAGAAGGAACGCTCGAAGGAGATGAGCGAGGTCAAACGCGAGATCGTCGCCGACGCCTACGCGGACATGGTCGGCGAGGTCCGCGAGGACTGTCTCGTCGTCGAGGACGGCACCGCCGACTCGGTGAAGTGTCGCGACGCCGCATACCGCCAGCTCATCGTCCAGAACGCGAGCGACTACGGTCTCGAGCCCGGCGATTTCGTCGATCTCGAAGTGACTGCCCACGAGACGATGTACGCGTTCGGCGAGCCGGTGTAG